TTGGTATCGATTTCGTAGAAGTCGGGCTTTTTCAGCCACTCGGGACGGATTTTGTGGCGAATCTCCGGCACGTCGCGCTGCTGCCACAACAGTCTGCCGCGCTCATCATAAATAAAAACCAGCGTGGGTGAATTTAGCGTCATCTGCTTTGGCTGAGCGATAGTCAGCCGGTTATTTTTCCACTGGGCAAGGGTATAAAACAGATTGCTTTCACCGCGCATCACGCGATAGGTGGTTTTATCAAAGCTGACAATATAGCCCACCACCGCCACCATGCCATAGGAGAGGGAAAGGATCAGCACCACGGCGGCGGTGGCTAACAGGAAGCGGGCCCGAAGCGAAAAAGGACGGTGGCTTTGCAGGATTTTCATCGGCAATTAAATATCGAAGCGGTAGCCTTGCCCGCGCACTGTTGTGATCACTTCCTGCGGATAAGCCGCCTGAATTTTTTTACGCAGCCGCCCCATCAGCACATCAATGGTATGGCTTTCACGTAGCTCGGCATCAGGATAAAGTTGCAGCATCAGCGAGTCTTTACTGACCACTTTGCCCACGTTACGGATCAGCGTTTCGATAATGGTGTATTCAAAAGCGGTCAGCTTGATTGACTGCTCATTCACCGTCAGCTCACGGCGTGAGAGATCGATATGAAAAGGGGCAAGGTTAATAATTTGCGAGGCCAGCCCGCTGTTGCGTCGCATCAGCGCCTGCATGCGCGCCACCACTTCCTCAATATGAAAAGGCTTGGTGACATAATCATCCGCACCGGCTTCCAGCGCTTCCACTTTGGCCTGCCAGCCTTCGCGCGCGGTCAGCACCAGAATCGGTTGCTTTACATCCTGCGCACGCCAGCGACGGATCAGCGTCATGCCGTCTTCATCGGGCAGGCCTAAATCCACCAGCGTAATATCGGGAGAGTGCTCGGCCAGAAAATAATCCGCTTCTTTCGCATCTTCGGCCGCATCGACCTGATGTCCCATTTCACGCAGTTGTACCGACAGGTGATGACGCAGCAAAGCGTTGTCCTCGACAACCAAAACGCGCATATCGCTTTCCTTTACAGATAATCTTGAGTTGAGTATAGGGGGGCGCAGATAAACCGAGGGTTAACGCAGAAACAATCCCGGACGCAGGGCGCCCGGGACCAGGGATTACTTCAGATCGTCAACCATCTGTACGGCGCGGCCCAGGTAGTTAGCCGGCGTCATCTGCTTCAGACGGGTTTTCTCTTCTTCCGGCAGCGCCAGGCTATCAATAAATGCCTGCATGCCAGCCGCGTCCACGCGTTTACCGCGCGTCAGCTCTTTCAGCTTCTCATACGGTTGCTCAATGCCGTAACGACGCATAACGGTCTGGATCGGCTCTGCCAGCACTTCCCAGTTCTGGTCCAGCTCTGCCAGCAGACGATCGCGGTTAACTTCCAGTTTAGCAATGCCTTTCAGCGTCGCCTGATAGGCGATAAGCGCATAGCCCACGCCAACGCCGAGGTTACGCAGCACGGTAGAGTCGGTCAGATCGCGCTGCCAACGCGAAACCGGCAGCTTGGTTGCCAGATGCTGCATCACCGCATTCGCCAGGCCAAGGTTGCCTTCCGAGTTTTCAAAGTCGATCGGGTTTACCTTGTGCGGCATGGTAGAGGAGCCAATCTCGCCAGCGATGGTTTTTTGCTTGAAGTGATTGAGGGCAATATAGCCCCAGATATCGCGATCGAAATCGATCAGGATGGTGTTAAAGCGGGCGATACAGTCAAACAGTTCGGCGATGTAGTCGTGCGGCTCGATCTGCGTGGTGTAGGGGTTCCAGTTAATGCCCAGCGAGGTGACGAAAGATTCGCTCAGCTGGTGCCAGTCAACGTCCGGATAGGCCGCCAGGTGCGCGTTATAATTACCCACCGCGCCGTTGATTTTGCCCAGAATTTCTACCTGTTCCAGCTGACGCAGCTGACGCGCCATACGATAAGCGACGTTGGCCATCTCTTTACCCAGCGTGGACGGCGTTGCCGGTTGGCCGTGGGTACGCGACAGCAGCGGAATATCGCGATACTGATGCGCCAGATCTTTTACCGCCTCGATGAGCTGTTTCCAGTAAGGCAGGATCACGTCGCGACGGGCGGTTTCCAGCATCAGCGCATGGGAAAGGTTATTGATATCTTCGGAGGTGCAGGCAAAGTGGATAAACTCGGAGACGGCATGTAGCGCCGGCACGTCGGCCACTTTCTCTTTCAGGAAATACTCAACCGCTTTTACGTCATGGTTGGTGGTGCGTTCAATGATTTTGATGCGCGCCGCGTCGTTTTCATTAAAATCGGCCACAATCGCATCAAGGTAAGCGTTTGCGTCAGCGTCAAAAGCAGGAACTTCCTGAATCTCTGCAGTCGCGGCCAATTTTTGTAACCAGCGAACTTCAACCTCAACGCGGAATTTCAGCAGGCCGTACTCGCTGAAAATGTTACGCAGTGGGCTGACTTTTTCGCCGTAACGACCATCGACAGGTGAGACGGCGGTCAGAGAGGATAATTCCATCAGAGCAACTCCTGGATCGTTAACTAAAGGTCTGGTGCATTCGGCCCGATTAGGCCGAGGGCATACCGGCTAAAATACGTTTCGCCTCACGGATCAGGCGATTTCGGTAAAACATTAACTGCAGGCGGCCACCGCCAACCTGCTGCCAGAGCACGGCAGAACGAATACCGGCCAGCAGAGCGGCGCGAACTTTATTCTGCACCTGAGAATTTTGCAGTACCGCCGGTGACCCGGTCACCTGAATGCGCGGACCCAGCGGGCTAATAACATCCACGTAAATCCCGGCCATGGCGGCGATAATCGTCTCGGATTCAATGTCATAGTGGCTTAACTGACGATCAAGCTGAGCAATGCGCTGGGCCAGGGTGTTAAGCGCAGATTTATTGGCGTTTAGCTTACGTTCCAGCACCATCATGCTCAGGGTATAGCGCGTCAACTCCGCGCTCAGCCCCTGACGGCTGGGATTGCTCAGCACCGCCAGCAGCGTTTCCAGTCCAAAACGCTGCTGGGCTTCATCGTTACCGTACACTGCCAGCGTGGAAGAGGGATTGAGATCGAGCAGGCTGCTCAGAGAGGTTTTTAACGCCTGCGCATCGCACTGGCCCTGATGGGCCAGTTGCTGTGCCAGGTGCGCGGACTGGCAGATCCCTGCCAGCGCCAGCGTGATGTCATAATAATTTTTAGCCACGGTTACTCCTGTATACACATCGTAAGCCGCACGCGATGTTATGCCGGCACCAGCGGTAAACGCTGCTCGATAATACCGCCGCCAAGGCAGACTTCACCCAGATAGAACACGGCGGACTGGCCAGGCGTCACGGCGGCGACCGGCTGCTCAAAGCGCACCTCGATGCGATCATCATCCAGCGGGGTGATTAAGCAGGGGATATCTTCCTGACGGTAGCGGGTTTTCACCACGCACTGCAGCGGTTCACGCAGCGCCTGACGATCGACCCAGTGCAGCTGTTGCGCAATCAATCCAACCGACATCAGACGCGGATGGTCGGCGCCCTGCGCCACAATCAGGCAATTATTGGCGACATCTTTGTCCACCACATACCAGGGATCGTCATTGCTCTCTTTCATGCCGCCGATGCCCAGCCCTTTACGCTGTCCCAGCGTATGGTACATCAGACCCTGATGTTCGCCCACCGTTTGACCGTCAACGGTGACGATAGCGCCCGGTTGTGCAGGCAGATAACGGCCAAGGAAGTCGCGGAATTTGCGCTCGCCGATAAAGCAGATGCCGGTAGAATCTTTCTTTTTCGCGGTCACCAGCTCCAACTGTTCAGCAATGCGGCGCACTTCCGGCTTCGACAGTTCGCCAACCGGAAACAGGCTCTGCGCGATTTGCTGATGGCTGAGCGTATAGAGGAAGTAGCTTTGATCTTTATTGCCATCGAGGCCGCGCAGCAGTTGGCTTTTTCCGTTGCTGTCCTGACGGCGTACATAGTGACCGGTAGCAATATAGTCGGCGCCGAGATCTTCCGCCGCGAACTCAAGGAACGCTTTAAATTTGATCTCTTTATTGCACAGAATATCGGGATTTGGCGTACGGCCAGCCTTGTACTCTTCCAGGAAATGTTCGAAGACGTTATCCCAGTATTCGGCAGCAAAGTTCACCTTATGTAGCTTCATGCCGAGTTTGTCGCAAACGGCCTGGGCATCGGCCAGATCATCTGCCGCGGTACAGTATTCTTCGCCGTCGTCCTCTTCCCAGTTTTTCATAAACAAACCTTCCACCTGATAGCCCTGCTGCTGCAGTAACCAGGCGGAAACGGAAGAATCGACGCCGCCGGACATTCCGACGATCACTTTTTTCTGGCTGTTGTCAGACATGACACACTCACGACAAGGAACAAAAACAGGCGGCGTATTCTAGCACGCGTCCGCCACCGGCGCACCCCCGGCACCAACCTTGCCGATGCGGAAAGCCATTATCGATAAATCTGCACCAGCGAGAGGGGATAACGCACGCCGCTCTGCCAGATGCGCACGCTTTCCGCCACCAGCGGCGAGCGCAGATGCGTTGCGGTTAAAATCCGCTGCGGCGGTAGCCACCAGCAACGGTCAATATCACTATCCTGCGGATAGGTTGCCACACGCTCGGGCAAATCGAGGGCGAACAGAAAGCGAATAAACGGCGTGTTATCCGGCGCGGTCCACTGCTGTACGCCAAGAAAGTGCGCCATCTCCGCCTGGATGCCGGTTTCTTCATACAGTTCGCGGCTGGCCGCCTCCAGCAGGCTTTCCTCCGCCTCAAGATGCCCGGCAGGCTGATTCCAGGTCGCTTTGCCGTTAATGGTCT
This Mixta hanseatica DNA region includes the following protein-coding sequences:
- the phoP gene encoding two-component system response regulator PhoP, translating into MRVLVVEDNALLRHHLSVQLREMGHQVDAAEDAKEADYFLAEHSPDITLVDLGLPDEDGMTLIRRWRAQDVKQPILVLTAREGWQAKVEALEAGADDYVTKPFHIEEVVARMQALMRRNSGLASQIINLAPFHIDLSRRELTVNEQSIKLTAFEYTIIETLIRNVGKVVSKDSLMLQLYPDAELRESHTIDVLMGRLRKKIQAAYPQEVITTVRGQGYRFDI
- the purB gene encoding adenylosuccinate lyase — protein: MELSSLTAVSPVDGRYGEKVSPLRNIFSEYGLLKFRVEVEVRWLQKLAATAEIQEVPAFDADANAYLDAIVADFNENDAARIKIIERTTNHDVKAVEYFLKEKVADVPALHAVSEFIHFACTSEDINNLSHALMLETARRDVILPYWKQLIEAVKDLAHQYRDIPLLSRTHGQPATPSTLGKEMANVAYRMARQLRQLEQVEILGKINGAVGNYNAHLAAYPDVDWHQLSESFVTSLGINWNPYTTQIEPHDYIAELFDCIARFNTILIDFDRDIWGYIALNHFKQKTIAGEIGSSTMPHKVNPIDFENSEGNLGLANAVMQHLATKLPVSRWQRDLTDSTVLRNLGVGVGYALIAYQATLKGIAKLEVNRDRLLAELDQNWEVLAEPIQTVMRRYGIEQPYEKLKELTRGKRVDAAGMQAFIDSLALPEEEKTRLKQMTPANYLGRAVQMVDDLK
- the hflD gene encoding high frequency lysogenization protein HflD, with the translated sequence MAKNYYDITLALAGICQSAHLAQQLAHQGQCDAQALKTSLSSLLDLNPSSTLAVYGNDEAQQRFGLETLLAVLSNPSRQGLSAELTRYTLSMMVLERKLNANKSALNTLAQRIAQLDRQLSHYDIESETIIAAMAGIYVDVISPLGPRIQVTGSPAVLQNSQVQNKVRAALLAGIRSAVLWQQVGGGRLQLMFYRNRLIREAKRILAGMPSA
- the mnmA gene encoding tRNA 2-thiouridine(34) synthase MnmA: MSDNSQKKVIVGMSGGVDSSVSAWLLQQQGYQVEGLFMKNWEEDDGEEYCTAADDLADAQAVCDKLGMKLHKVNFAAEYWDNVFEHFLEEYKAGRTPNPDILCNKEIKFKAFLEFAAEDLGADYIATGHYVRRQDSNGKSQLLRGLDGNKDQSYFLYTLSHQQIAQSLFPVGELSKPEVRRIAEQLELVTAKKKDSTGICFIGERKFRDFLGRYLPAQPGAIVTVDGQTVGEHQGLMYHTLGQRKGLGIGGMKESNDDPWYVVDKDVANNCLIVAQGADHPRLMSVGLIAQQLHWVDRQALREPLQCVVKTRYRQEDIPCLITPLDDDRIEVRFEQPVAAVTPGQSAVFYLGEVCLGGGIIEQRLPLVPA
- a CDS encoding NUDIX domain-containing protein; its protein translation is MYKPHVTVACIVQAEGELLVVEETINGKATWNQPAGHLEAEESLLEAASRELYEETGIQAEMAHFLGVQQWTAPDNTPFIRFLFALDLPERVATYPQDSDIDRCWWLPPQRILTATHLRSPLVAESVRIWQSGVRYPLSLVQIYR